From Anabaena sphaerica FACHB-251, one genomic window encodes:
- a CDS encoding DUF6717 family protein translates to MNNAIMVIFPYRYNYTWVFDDEKLGIVKEPFVSGIPEMIDILIQDIKNSDEGFKMIFSGSPFPGYQAELIALRPEYNGYWYRWENHNLEGWFCSVLFKYFDEPPKKIYCQAQSLYS, encoded by the coding sequence ATGAATAATGCAATTATGGTCATTTTCCCATATCGGTATAATTATACATGGGTGTTTGATGATGAAAAGCTGGGAATAGTTAAAGAACCTTTTGTAAGTGGTATTCCAGAAATGATTGATATCTTAATTCAGGATATCAAGAATAGTGATGAAGGTTTTAAAATGATATTTTCTGGTAGTCCTTTTCCTGGTTATCAAGCTGAGTTAATTGCTTTACGTCCAGAATATAATGGTTATTGGTATCGTTGGGAAAATCACAATTTAGAAGGTTGGTTTTGTTCAGTGTTGTTTAAATATTTTGATGAGCCTCCAAAGAAAATATATTGTCAGGCTCAAAGTTTGTATTCTTGA
- a CDS encoding ATP-binding cassette domain-containing protein, with amino-acid sequence MSTTSEIAVEFRDVSFEINHRLLLSNLNLSIYQGEALILLGRSGSGKTTTLKLINHLLVPTQGQVLVSSRPTTNWDAIKLRRRIGYVIQETGLFPHFTVGENVGLVPSLEKWPAQKIEARVYEMLDLVGLEPKQFAQRYPHQLSGGQRQRVGVARALAADPPILLMDEPFGALDPITRLELQQQFQYLQRQLGKTVIFVTHDIQEAFFLATRIGLMYAGKLVALGTRREFIQSQHPEAQAFLACLNAANNWEQLN; translated from the coding sequence ATGTCTACAACATCAGAAATAGCAGTTGAATTTAGAGATGTCAGTTTTGAAATTAATCACCGTCTCCTATTATCTAACTTAAATCTTAGCATTTATCAAGGGGAAGCATTGATTTTATTGGGGCGCAGTGGTAGCGGAAAAACCACGACTCTAAAATTAATCAATCATTTACTTGTACCCACCCAGGGACAGGTTTTAGTAAGTTCCCGTCCGACGACTAACTGGGACGCTATAAAACTCAGAAGAAGAATAGGTTACGTCATCCAAGAAACAGGCTTATTTCCTCATTTTACCGTCGGTGAAAATGTCGGACTTGTACCATCTTTAGAAAAATGGCCAGCACAGAAAATTGAGGCGCGAGTATATGAAATGTTAGACTTAGTTGGACTAGAACCCAAACAATTTGCTCAACGTTATCCCCATCAACTATCAGGAGGTCAGCGTCAAAGAGTTGGAGTTGCTAGGGCTTTAGCCGCAGATCCACCTATATTATTAATGGATGAACCCTTTGGCGCACTTGATCCTATTACTCGTTTAGAATTACAACAACAGTTTCAATATTTGCAAAGACAACTAGGAAAAACCGTGATCTTTGTCACCCATGATATTCAAGAAGCTTTCTTTTTAGCAACAAGAATTGGTTTAATGTATGCAGGAAAGTTAGTAGCTTTAGGAACGAGAAGAGAATTTATCCAATCTCAACATCCAGAAGCACAGGCTTTTTTAGCTTGTTTAAATGCTGCAAATAATTGGGAACAACTTAATTAA